In Halobaculum rubrum, the following are encoded in one genomic region:
- a CDS encoding FAD:protein FMN transferase: MTGSLASVYERFGETHREFSCCDTTFRIQATGIRAETSATAARETAESLETQLNAFDEASAVSRLNREGEVANEHIERIVRRGLEYNDRTDGVFDIQQGRIEHTLKTFLRGDSETLPTEFDSGTVRISGSHVTTDVELDLNGLAKGYIVDRTAETLTGLGRCGFVSGGGDMSPPTGSVAIESPYGDDTPLKVLDTDWYVATSGGYRRSRNGTDHVYDPTTESLGSRHESVTVVARRDCMEADALATTLAALPLAEARELASEWEGLEALIIHDGVFHTTDGFETHVLDR; this comes from the coding sequence ATGACGGGATCGCTCGCATCGGTGTACGAACGGTTCGGGGAGACCCACCGCGAGTTCAGCTGTTGTGACACGACGTTTCGGATTCAGGCGACAGGCATTCGGGCCGAGACTTCGGCAACCGCGGCCCGAGAAACGGCAGAATCACTCGAAACACAGCTGAACGCCTTTGATGAGGCGAGTGCCGTCAGCCGACTCAACCGTGAAGGGGAGGTCGCGAACGAACACATCGAGCGCATCGTCCGCCGTGGGCTCGAATACAACGACCGGACCGACGGGGTGTTCGATATTCAGCAGGGTCGTATCGAACACACTCTCAAAACGTTCCTGCGTGGTGATAGTGAAACACTACCAACGGAGTTTGATTCCGGAACTGTCCGAATCAGCGGGTCGCACGTCACAACCGACGTCGAACTCGACCTGAATGGCCTCGCCAAGGGATACATCGTGGATCGAACCGCCGAGACGCTCACGGGACTCGGCCGATGTGGGTTCGTCAGTGGTGGTGGAGATATGTCTCCACCGACGGGATCGGTCGCCATCGAGAGCCCGTACGGTGACGACACACCGCTGAAGGTCCTCGACACGGACTGGTACGTCGCGACATCCGGCGGATACCGACGGTCGCGAAACGGTACTGACCACGTCTACGATCCGACCACCGAATCGCTCGGCTCTCGTCATGAATCGGTCACCGTCGTGGCGCGCCGAGACTGTATGGAAGCCGACGCCCTGGCAACGACCCTCGCGGCACTCCCACTCGCCGAGGCGCGCGAATTAGCATCGGAATGGGAGGGTCTGGAGGCGCTCATCATCCACGATGGCGTCTTTCATACGACGGATGGCTTTGAGACACATGTCCTGGACAGATAA
- a CDS encoding winged helix-turn-helix transcriptional regulator, protein MSDPDLELASRREIYQRIADTPGVHFRALLDELEYAQGTLQYQLRWLGDEDLIDVSDDGTYTRYYPAAEFDEADRTVMNALRREYSRRILAHLLADGPLSTTELSDRLDKAQSTVSWHLSKLAEADLVTKERDGRSVVYEVSDPDRVKYLYTVHRRSFTDKVVDRILGLWDSY, encoded by the coding sequence ATGTCGGACCCGGATCTCGAATTGGCCTCGCGGCGGGAAATCTACCAGCGGATAGCCGACACACCAGGCGTTCACTTTCGCGCGCTCCTCGACGAACTCGAGTACGCGCAGGGGACGCTCCAGTACCAGCTCAGGTGGCTCGGCGACGAGGACCTGATCGACGTCTCGGACGACGGCACGTACACGCGGTACTATCCGGCTGCCGAGTTCGACGAAGCCGATCGAACAGTGATGAACGCGCTGCGCCGTGAATACAGTCGCCGCATCCTCGCACATCTTCTCGCGGACGGTCCGCTCTCGACAACCGAACTCAGCGACCGCCTCGACAAGGCGCAGTCGACCGTCTCGTGGCATCTTTCGAAACTCGCCGAGGCTGACCTCGTCACCAAAGAACGCGACGGCCGAAGTGTCGTCTACGAGGTCAGCGATCCCGATCGCGTCAAGTACCTCTACACGGTTCACCGGCGCTCGTTCACGGACAAAGTCGTCGACCGTATCCTAGGCCTTTGGGACAGCTACTAA